The region TGTAAGTACTGGAAGATTTGAACAATCTCAACGGTCTAAAGAGTGGTTAATTGCTATTAAGATCTACCTCAGCCATCCGAATGTACCTTCCTAGCAGTGCAACAGGACAATATTTACTAAATAACCTCTTAATGTAAACTTTATCCCCTTCTCTGTAAACATCATTCTTGGCACGAGGCACAAACACACACGAATGATTGGGCAAAAATTCCAGATGGTTAAGCAAAATACTACTAAATTCATCGTAACAAAAAAACCCCGCGAATCCTAACGAACACATGCAGGCTAAACGCAAATCTTTCAGATTAGCTGAAGGACCAGCATACTTATCAATGATTTTCTTAATAATATCGGCAGAGATGGGTTCCTTCTTAGCAACAGCTGGTTTACTACGTTTAGCCGCTTCTAGCAAGTAATGACAAATTTCCGCATCCAAAGGATTGTTAATGATGCCGGGAATAAAGGAATGAACCCATTTAAGGGCTGAATGTGTCAACGATAGTGTTGCATAAGACTTGGAACTAACATATATTTTATGAAGGTAAGCAATTACAATCAAAACCGAGAAAGGAGGCGACAGCTGAATACTGGACAAATTACACCATCTTGaaaacttgacaatttcttttgTATATCTTTTAACTGTAGAATCCGCCTTAGACTTCATTAACAAGGTCAGGAGATCTTTGGTGTTTGGTTTAACGTGGTCGGGGATGTTTTCCCAATAACCTTGAGTGGCAAACAtctattgaaaaacaaaacaagacaaaagagAACAGAAAACATGAAAAGCAACCACCACAAAGTAAATACAAGATTCATAGCAATACCAGACTCCGAAATCAGGCCAGCGCCTCCTTTCAATCGCATGGACAAGCGTTCTACTAACGTCACATAAATAACCTTAGAATATAAACTGGAGACGATAAACTGCTCTCCCAATCCAAGGCCAGAGCCCTCTTATGTATGAGTGGACAAGCGTCCTTATACCTACTAGACAAATCTcaaataaaatcattgctgatcATCTTAACGTAAACGAGACCCAGTGGTCAAGCAATCAAAACTTCATACGGACAGCTAACATTTGCCCAAAGAATCTCTTAGAGCCTAACAAGGAAATGGTGTTCAGAACATTCCTTCCGCTAAACAACTTATAATCCatgacaaaactaaaaaatttTCTGCCAATAATGGGCGAAAAATGACTCAaacgcaaaaacaatagctgttAACTCCCTCCAAGTGGAACTCATACCACACTCGTGTACATCCCATTGCTTATGACATACCTGATCTCCGTTAACATTTAAATGTGCACCACATCCTGTAGCACTAGCGTCAgaataaacaacatatttagacGGTCTGAACGGAGAATCTATAATACTTTTCAAATTCATTCTATCTAAATTGGTTTCCCAAAACTCAATTTCTCTTACACAATACTGATCCAAAGTAAACTTCGAATCCCCCCAATCCTGCGCTGCTGCGACAGATATTGAGCAATATCTGGTCATAATTCTGGAGATGTTCCCAAACACTGCCCCGGCGGAAATAATCTTACCTACGAGGGAAGCTAATTCCCTGGCAGATACGTTAAAATGTTTTTGAGACATACTTCGAACACAGCCCGCAATACTAGACAACCGTCTATCCGAAATTCGAATAGTTCCGTGACCGTCCAAACTATACCTAACCATTCAATGACCTAACAAGGAGTCCAATGGGACTTCTCGTCGTTGGTAATAAAACTGGCTTTATATAAATCAGATCTAACACAGACGGCTAACGCTGCACAGGAGAATTGATCCGCCTCAATTAACCAACCGTCGTCCAGGAATATAGCAACACTGATCCCGTGGATCCTCTAATATTTTTCGAGTGGCTTAAGGCACGTAGTAAAGATAAAAGGGGCTGAAGCTaatccaaaaggtaaaacagtaAATACGAAATACCTGAACTTAGTATCACCTGAAAACTTCCACGCGAAACCTAAGAAAGTCTGATGATGTGCACAAATATCGATATGATGATAGCCACTCTTTAAATCAAACGAAATCATGAAAGCTCCTTTTTGGAAATAAGACAAGGCTACCTTCCAGTCTTCGTATTTGACTCTTTCTTTGATAATATGTTTATTATCGTACCTTAAATCTAATATTAACCTCTTCTTCCCATTTGGTTGAACGGACACAGATAGAGGGTTAACCACATAAGGGGGAGCTTGGACTTCTACCACCCGATACGTATACAAAAGTTCTGAAATTGTTTCCTCGACAAATTTTGGATAATGCAAAGAGGACATATTGTTATTGAGAACGTTCCCGGAGGGAATTGTCTCGAAAGGAAGACGATAGCCGTCTTGAATGATCGATAAAGTAAACTCAGGCGCGCCTATATCATGCCACAAAGATATATTTCTCCTCAAACTGCCTTTGACCTGCAATGCAGCCGACCCAGTCAAGCTTTCATGTTCGTAATCATTTATTACCTCGATAAGTTCGTCTAAAGGAGCGTCTTTAACACTAAAATTTGGATGCCCCATCATTGAATCCTCCTGATCCGGGCTTAGTAGGTGTGGCGCTGCTCGAATAAAGGAAACCGCTTCTGTTGGACTGTGCGACAAAAGGGTTTCCGACTCTGCAGTCCTTGGCCCAGTGCCCGGCGCGATTGCATCTGTAACAACGGTTGACGCCTGCAACATATTCTGAACGGCCtgggaaaaataaaaaattacaacatgatgaaaaaattaaaaaaactggcAAGGGCGGGCGGGTGGGGCTACAAACTTCAATGTGAGCATAGAAAGCGAGAGTGAGAGGACTAACTCACACTGCACAGACTTCAAATACTGAAACCCCCACCAATCAGAAATACCCAAGGGGCGTGCCCAAGCGGCGTGTCCTGCTAATGAACTGTAAAAACCGCATACCAGCAGAAAAtatatttacgttctaattcgctgcgCTTAAacgaacgtaaattattttcacCTTAAATGCTTTAGAAATACAACACCAAAGGAATGATGGTTGGATGCTCAGGCAATCCAACCAACGCGAGATAtcacaaagaaatgaaaggTCTTACCGCGAAAAAGCTGAACATCGCTAGTAGATTTAAACTTTTTAGAAGTATTGCCCAAACTAGCCTTggattcctttcttttcttttcagccaATAATTTAGCCTTCCGAATTTTCTTCTCATCTTCAGGATTGGAAGCAAGCTCATCCGACTCGTATTCCTGCACAACCAGCCACCTGTCTTTGCTTCTGTCTGCGagctttattaatttttgccgcTTCTTTATGAACTGTCTCCCTTCTGCCACTAGCTTGCGGACCTCTTGCGGCTGGTTCAGATTGATCTGTATCTGACCAAAGATGTGGTCCAATTGGGCATTCAACTCGAACTGTTTCCTATTACCCTTGAATTTAAATTCGGCGGCTTCCTTAACGACTTTCGACTTTCCCTCGAACTGCCTGCTTTTGTCCTCGAGTTGGGATGCCAGGAAGGTTTTGAATGGAGAGAACACTTAATCGACCAAAGGTGGATTTGATTGATCCTGCTGTGATGACGAGTTTTCCGCAACTTCGGGCATCGGAGAGTTTAAAACTTCTGGATCCAATTGAGCCGACTTATTATCCATTCTTCAGGCTACAAACTTCAATGTGAGCATGGAAAGCGAGAGTGAGAGGACTAACTCACACTGCACAGACTTTAAATACTGAAACCCCACCAATCAGAAATACCCAAGGGACACGCCCAAGCGGCGTGTCCTGCTAATGAACTGTAAAAACCGCATACCagcagaaaatatattttccattaACTCCAGTACCTTTTTCAAACCCGTTGTCGCACGTAAGGAGCGtcagaactttatttacaaacagaacagaacttaacagaacaggagtgctagatttcaatcccatatgaaccatgtgagcgttagccctacagatggaaatgggcccacacaaggacagagaaaaactctgaccagggtgggaatcgaacccacgaccttcgggttagatctccgccgtttgtataaacgtaacctttccttgtacttgtacatgttcattgccgtgactttaacatcttcacttcccgcggcctgctcccgtctgaccttgtagctcagtcggtagagcggcggagatttaacccgaaggtcgtgggttcgattcccaccctggtcagagtttttctctgtccttgtgtgggcccatttccatctgcagggctaacgctcacatggttcatatgggattgaaatctagcacttcacattacactctattcagttaactctgtttaaaatataagtgctacacggccaacgtttgtataaacgtaacctttccttgtactttaaCAGAACAGGACTTACGTACCCTTCGTGTACGGTAGTTCGTCTAAGCACGCAATGGCAACAATCATCGTATGTGGCAGCAATGCACACACATGCATCGTTTGGTTTCCTAATGTACTGGAGTACAGTAATcgacatttctaaaaaaaatatattttctggGAAAAAACTGAACATCAGCTATTGATTGCATCAGCGATCACATTGGCTCAAAATATCGTTCCAATCGGCTCTGTTTAGTTCTCCTTTGAATTGCAAGTTCCCCCACTTTGTCGCCAAGGAGACTAAATTCATTAGCAACCTTAAATTCCCCTCGCTGAATCAAAAAAGCAGAAATGTTTTGGACACTGTCCAGAACGTCCTTGAAACTTTTCAAAGTGGTTGTTTTGTTTAAGCATTCGCTTTCACCTGGGATATCTTCTTTTTCTATTTCGTTCTCGTCGTCACTCTCTATTTCCATGACGTGAGAAGTACCAATGGCCTCCAGCAGCTGTTGCTCGGTAAGAAGACTGTAACAGGCTGGAAGTTCGTTATCTGACTCCAGGTAAGTACTGATTCCACTTCCAGGTGCAACCTGTTGGACAAGATTGTCCAGTTCCTCATCGACTGAGACATCAAGATCAGCAAAGGGATCCTCTTTTCCTGACACAGTACTGACGATAGCTGCTTCTGAGAAAGTGCTGGAAATTCCAGCTGCAGCAAAACATTTGATAATGGTATCGTTCTCGACCTTAGACCAGACAGTCCTCATCCATCTTATGGCCTGCAGCACGTCCAATGTTTTGGCAACGTCTGTTGCACAGATGTGGTCTGTGGTCATTGTAATAACATGACGAAGTAGCAACTTCCGGTAATGGACTTTAAAGTTCTGGATTATTCCGAGATCTAAAGGTTGCAGCTTGGACGTGCAGTTTACAGgaaaaaacacaagtttaatATTGGAATAACGTCCCTTGAGATCATAGGGGTGACATCCAGCAGAGTCCAGGAATAAAAGTATTGATCGATTCTGGGCTTTTAAAGAGCTGTTTAACTGGCTGAGGAGTTTGTGAAAGATATCACATGTCATCCAAGCCTTCTGTTGATTCAAGTACTGACAAGGAAGATCATCTTTGTTTATATTCTTCAGGCACCTTGGATTCGTATACTTTCCGGTTACAACTGGCTTTCTCCTTTCCCCATTAGCAGAAACGAAGAAAGCAACAGTTAAGCGCTCTTTCGACTTCTTGCCTCCTTtgcatttctttgctttcttcgaAAGGCTTTTATCCGGTAGTGCACGGTAAAAGCAGCCAGTTTCGTCCATGTTCCAGATGTCTTGCATCTCATATCCAGAGGTGATTGACCCAAGACGCTCTTTCCAAGAGTACACTGTAGCCTCCGGCACATCAGCAGATTCGATTCACCACAGAGTTTGTGTTGCGAAAGGTTGTTGCGCTCTTTAAATCTCGTAAGCCAGCCGCTCGAAGCCTTGAACTCAGGGTACCCAAGTTTCTCTGCTACTTTCGTTGCGAACTCCTGAATGACAGGACCATCGACTGGAATGCGTTGTTCGGTTTTCTTCTTGAACCATTCCCATACAGCATCATTCACGTCAGAATATTGTGAAGTACGGTTACGCTTCTTCGCACTGAAAAATCCCCTTTCGTGCTCCTCTCTTACAAGAGTCTTCTGTTTCAGAATGTTGCTTACTTGTGTTTTTCTACAACCAAATTTTTCAGCAAGTTTGCGTATTCCTGTCAATCCTTTGCTATTCTCGTATTCTTCAACgatttgaaaacgtttttctaAAGGTAATTCGTTCCTAGCTTTCCGCGTTGTTTTATCTTTTAGCATGATTGAATGCTACGCTCTCCAGTAGAACACAGCCTGGTCAACACACGCCTGCTGGAAAGGTCCAGGTGTAAACTTGACAATTACACAAAAGATTTTACATACGATATACATTTTAGTCGGATGTTTCAAATATTTCACACCCACGCCCGTTCTGTGTGGTGACGCTAAAGATCAAAGATCGCTGTGGTTCTGTCGAGAGCAAACCATACTCATCCTGTGTTATTTTTACTTACTGTACCGGTTATGGCCAGTCCTCAAATTggaagagttgaaaacaaagagTACTATTCATGGATGCGAGGTCACCATGCTTACAAGGACATTTTCGAGCCTGTTATCGGTACCACGCTCAGTTTACAGCGGGAACCGGGATTTAGCtgctgtccgtaatagcggggtgtccgtaatagcgaggtGTCCGCAAGGCGGGAGTTGACTGTAAACTGTTTGATCAATTAGATGCTTTTTTTCGAGTCCGCCCTGGCTTTGCATTTCCTCATACCTGGGCTAGTTGGCTAACCTGAGCCAACTACGAGCTAGTCGCGCGGCCAATAGAAAAGGCCAGTGGCCTACAGTAAAACGAAACATTGCGGAGCGATAAGAGCTACAGATGGATCATGTGTGTGTTCTTGTTCAGggaaggaattttttttatcctCTTTGTTATGTAATGAGACCTATTATCACTTGCTGCTACGTGGGTCACTGAAATGGATTCCAGCAATGTATCAGTTATCACTGTGATTGCTTTGTGATGCCTATCAAAATTTCAGCCGGCACACCCCCCAAAgactattttttcctttccccaGCGTCTGTTTTGCCAACGGATAGATACAAATTATGTGCGGTACGTCTACGAAAAACAAGTCACAATTACTGAAAGAAGTAATGCACCGCCTGGAGAACGAATCCGAGCTGTTGGAATGTGTTTTCACGGAAGTGGACATGACCTGACGACCGGCAACTTGTATCTATTGAAGTATCTATTGCTTTTTTACGTGTCCTTACCGATATCTATTTTAATTGATAAATTTACTTAAGGCTGTGACtgcaatatttattatataaatgaaataaaattagcaACTGCTTGTTTGAGCTAGTTGACCTATTGAAaccccggggggaggggggtacacCTGGGACAACTTTGACCTCAAAAAGCCGAAACAAGAGTCGGCGAATACAGTCAAGACACATTGTCTTATGTCTAGCGAGTGAAAAATGCAAGCATAATACCTCATGAGATGATAATTTGGTCCTGCTGAATAGCGAACCCAAACGCATTGCGCATAGTGACAGTCACCTGCCAAAATCTGTCAATCAAAGAGCCGCGCAAACAAGCTAACCATCCTGCTCtccatttatttcaaaatacaattccttttttttgttacatttcccATTTCCTCGACCACGAACCGATTGGATAAGCCCGTGTGTTCTAACGCTTTAAAAATACGGCAATGAATTGTGTTTGCCCGTCGGCAACATGATCAGCAACATTTCATCGCCTCCTCCTTTTCTTAACAGACCTAATGTGCATTCCCTGACAATAACTTCGTCTCTTCTGCATAAATATAGCGAGAATGAATGCAAGAGAAATCGTTCAACACGGTTTGTCCCCGACCAGTTTTGAAAACTGCAATGGCTAGCTTGAGGGGAGAAGTGGACTATACTCCAGGTtcaatttcacagtgaaaacaaACTTCACGCGTAGAGAGAATGTTTAGCTAGTAAATATTAAACACTAGTGAAAACACAGCCTTTAATAGCCTATTTTTTTCCAGTCTTGACCTGGGCCACATTTTGTCAGTGTTACCTTTTGATAATTTCGCTTCCGGAACAAATTTTGTTATAACGTAAAAAACCATCCGGCTGCCGTTCCTTTCCGTTGCCATTTGTGGGTATTGAATGCTGTATTCACACCGACATCTAACTCTGTCCATCCAGCAACAACATAGCATTATTGAAGACTAAGACAGTCATTTGACCTTATAAATTCGTTTGCTCCCTTTGAATATAAAAGGAACTTCTCGCAAATTCTTGACTGGTGGGAAATACTGGAAATAGGACATGAATTTTGCCTCTTGAGGACCGGAAAATCTGCTTTTGCAATAGTAACGCAAATAGTACCTTTATGGTTCTTTCAGTTATGGCTCGTTCAAATTTGTCCGAGTCGCCGACGGAGCATTGTTATGACAAGCCAATCAAAGCAACGACTAGACGTgtttaaaaaattttcaaaaacaaaatgctgTCGTTTGTACCGGCAATCTCAATTTAACCAAAAAGCATTTTTTGATCAGCTGATATGCTTGATATAATGAACTTTAACAAACCGTGTACACGAGTAtttacaaatcaaatcaaagagGACAGACCACGATATAACTTGTGGTTCCTCGACATATCTGAAATgcgattttaaaatttacaCAGGGAATATTACTTGCCACGTTTTCCATATAAAATTCGAAGACATCCTTCAAAGCACGGCAATCGAACGATTAGATTTAGATTGCCGCTGCGAACGAGAGCACTTTTTTTGAGTCGTTGCAATTCTCCGTCGGCGGCTTGGACAGAAATCTCCCTAGGGGACCACGGAGCAATGTATAATGCTTGTTTTAAACTGTGCGCTCCCTTCCCCTGCTCAGGGTCAATTTATTAGTCCGGCATTCCGCTCGGGCCTCGAAGAGCTAACACCATCATCACTCAGTCCGGATGGCTAGCTTTCTTCGATTCAGAGCCTTGTAGCCTGCGCTGTGGAGATGAATATGGCTTGGAGTTTACCTGAAATGGAGTGCTTATCCCTGTACTATGATTCTGTGGAGGAAATGGGGCAGCTGGCATGCTTTCAGTGGTTTTATTTCGCTTCGAGCGGGGTCAGTCCCGAATCGAGTGTGTAGGGAGAGGAAAACCAAAAAGAGAGAACTCGCTTAAAAAGCTTCGGATCGAGCTGAGAAGCGAGATGATAATAGAAAAGACAACAAGACATTGacgtgagtcatttttattgcaaaaatatcaaaatttaggCTAAAATACCGATTACcgtttttccccatacaaacttCAAACTATTGTAACACAACACCTCCATATGCTGCAAGGCAAGAGCCACGTTTCGCGTAATCACACTCGGTCGTTATGTAATAGTAGATGTCGTCGGCAAACATGTCACGTTTCACTCGCTGAACGTTTGCATAAAGATTAAAAAAGTAATAACTACTCGCATCgtgagcttgggctacctgtggtgtAATATCCTTAAACTAGTGtcaaaaatttttcaaaacttgAAACGTTGAAaaggaatggcttttttttcgGTATGAACTAGTGTGGGGAAAATAAAACGAAGGTGATCCGAAAAGAATGACTCCAGGCTGATACTAAAAGACCACTATTTTGGATTTAAATAGCTCAGGGCGTCATGCTGCTTGTCTCAGCGAGTCAGTAATGAAACTATCAAAAGAAACTAGCCCTGATGATTATAGGTAATGTATATTTTATGGTGcccttttaaagaaaacgaacaaaaaaactaaaagacagctgaaaaataagttttcaaAATGACAAAATGCTTTATTTGGCTGTATTAAAACTACCACCCGACACCTGCTTCTGTTTTTCACGGCCATTAGGATCTTCAAACTGAATTTGACTTAAAGTAGTGCGATCCGGAATCTTATCTGAACGGCTTAACTGACTTAATAATTTATCTCTTTTTCTTCGCAAGCGCCCAAATTGATGCACTCTTGTGCCATTCTTGTAGGATTCGTAGAAGGCCGCCATTTTATTTGGCGTGTTAACAGTCAACACTTATGGCCATCCcttaaactgacatttccctttttattcaacttacacgacgtacaatctactttagacttcgAATCCGGCAGCACTTTTCCAAGAGTAAAGGGTAAACTAGGGTAAAAGGGTAATGGGTAATATTTTGAACCAACCTTATCGCTGAAGTGCTTGTAGCAGCCATTAATTCCTATTACACCCTGTTGAAATGGCGAGAACTCGATTGCATGGTCTAAGAAATTGTTGTGTTCATGATTTATCTTTTTGTGAAAGCAATATGTATCAGTGTGCCCTATGTAGGCGGGCCCAGCAGACCAAATCCCACCGCAAAAACGGCAAACTGATATTTTGTCTCGCTTGTACTTTGTGGATGCGTTCGCTACGAAAATCTGCATGTAAAACTCAAGACTCGGATCTTTCAGCATTGCAATTGAACACAAGATCCAAAAATGGTTTGCTATTGAAATCTCGCGAATGagtgaaattaattaataaaatccGCAAATAAATCCGTTTTAGAATTTTGTGTTCGAATGAAAATCAGAAAGATCGCGATTTTGAAAACGGATTTCTAATCGAACCCACCCGCAAATTTCTCAATGGAACACACCGTTTGTTTATTCTTGTGGTAAGTGAGTAAGTTAGCCTATTAAGTGAACCAAGCCCCACTCGGGCAAGGTTTTGAGCAGCGTGttcgaaatgacatttttttctcGAATAATATCTGGTGctcataattaatttttctatgtAAGGAAAACTTTTCAGAGAGAACAAGGGATAAAGTGAAAGCAATGTTTTCTGCCCGGTCCACTGTATCTTTGTTGTAGA is a window of Montipora capricornis isolate CH-2021 chromosome 13, ASM3666992v2, whole genome shotgun sequence DNA encoding:
- the LOC138030838 gene encoding tigger transposable element-derived protein 6-like, with protein sequence MQDIWNMDETGCFYRALPDKSLSKKAKKCKGGKKSKERLTVAFFVSANGERRKPVVTGKYTNPRCLKNINKDDLPCQYLNQQKAWMTCDIFHKLLSQLNSSLKAQNRSILLFLDSAGCHPYDLKGRYSNIKLVFFPVNCTSKLQPLDLGIIQNFKVHYRKLLLRHVITMTTDHICATDVAKTLDVLQAIRWMRTVWSKVENDTIIKCFAAAGISSTFSEAAIVSTVSGKEDPFADLDVSVDEELDNLVQQVAPGSGISTYLESDNELPACYSLLTEQQLLEAIGTSHVMEIESDDENEIEKEDIPGESECLNKTTTLKSFKDVLDSVQNISAFLIQRGEFKVANEFSLLGDKVGELAIQRRTKQSRLERYFEPM